One Oryza glaberrima chromosome 11, OglaRS2, whole genome shotgun sequence genomic region harbors:
- the LOC127754448 gene encoding disease resistance protein RPM1-like: protein MAETLILLAVKKIGTALGNEVINQATSFFKEFVTQLTELQGSMGRMRRELRLMHEFLTRTDVRHRNNRNYEIWVEEVRMLVHRIEDIVDDYMHLVAHKEEGWGTYLKRGFNRPSVLLSLKRIASSVKEAEANLVHLFQAKERWAWMVTSGECSGHIFETSRHLASMSRCLDEQDLVGVDENREILHEWLAGDELQREVIVLHGMGGLGKTALAANVYKNQREKFECYAWISISQTYSIKDILKCLIIELFRDDQTNAPSNIENMGIEGLQDELKMFLRDRRYLVILDDVWAPEAVNHLLMALVPNHKGSRVLVTTRNDDVAHLVLPEKRITLERLTNNESWELFCKTAFPRAKTYGCPSELTQLAAQIINKCNGIPLAIVSVGRLLFVRDKNKKEFRRIHNQLEWELINNPSLQHVRNILYLSYIYLPTNLKSCFLYCSLYPEDYLFKRKKLMRLWIAEGFIEKRGIRTMEEVAEEYINELVQWNMLQLVERNSLGKIKSFRMHDIIRELAVNLCRRECFGVTYSDEDKYGGSLEEKNGRRMVIHRLNNHSSQAISSANHLRTLIAFDNRMPSYNLLTLATKCKYMSVLELSGLPIEKVPRAIGGLYNLQHLGLRNSKVKLLPDCIERLTNLVTLDLQGSKIQELPRGIVKLKKLRHLFAERVNDKYWRKFRCRSGVPTPRGLEEMRELHTLQAVEVRGERSVWCLGALRQIRSIRIWGVKGSYCECLCESLRKMEFLSNLSITASDEKEILHLNDLNPLPPNLETLSLGGRLAQADLLLGAATADGQNHPLCSVLLYWSQQEEDPLESLSRWSNLTKLVLTRAYVGVQLVFLQGWLPSLKELSLRDMPHLTQLNIHQGTMTSLQQLRLVNLRCMTEVPLGIEFLVTTLNYLAFREITADFFKVLRYCPRICGIKWWYSLLREDSEEGEGHLSESDVYLSESLSESDMCLSESFSESDMYFSESDMHPKEFDGEAEYLFQRMNRSEYYDTSQHRHGIKTVRHDDSSSRSGTDMTGRE, encoded by the coding sequence ATGGCTGAGACCCTGATTCTTTTAGCCGTGAAAAAGATTGGAACTGCCCTGGGGAACGAGGTAATCAACCAAGCTACTTCGTTCTTCAAGGAATTTGTCACACAGCTGACCGAGCTTCAAGGTAGTATGGGGCGTATGAGGAGGGAACTCCGGCTCATGCACGAATTTCTTACCAGAACGGACGTTCGCCATCGTAACAACAGAAATTATGAAATCTGGGTGGAGGAAGTAAGAATGCTAGTCCATCGGATCGAGGATATTGTGGATGACTACATGCATCTTGTTGCCCACAAAGAAGAAGGATGGGGTACCTACCTGAAGAGAGGATTCAATAGACCCAGTGTTCTACTATCATTGAAAAGGATAGCATCATCGGTTAAGGAGGCAGAGGCCAATCTAGTGCATCTCTTCCAGGCCAAAGAGCGATGGGCTTGGATGGTTACTAGCGGTGAATGCTCTGGTCACATTTTTGAGACATCCCGACATCTAGCTAGCATGTCACGCTGTCTCGATGAACAAGATCTTGTGGGGGTGGATGAAAACAGAGAAATTCTCCACGAGTGGCTGGCAGGTGATGAGTTGCAACGCGAGGTGATAGTGCTGCATGGGATGGGAGGTCTCGGTAAAACAGCTTTAGCAGCCAATGTGTACAAGAACCAGAGAGAAAAGTTTGAATGCTACGCCTGGATCTCCATCTCTCAGACATACTCTATTAAGGACATTCTAAAATGTCTGATCATTGAACTTTTCAGAGATGACCAAACAAATGCTCCATCAAACATTGAAAACATGGGCATTGAAGGCCTTCAAGATGAATTGAAGATGTTCCTAAGGGACCGGAGGTATTTGGTCATACTGGATGATGTTTGGGCACCAGAAGCAGTCAATCACTTGTTAATGGCACTTGTTCCGAATCACAAGGGAAGCAGAGTACTAGTCACAACACGCAACGATGATGTAGCTCACCTTGTTTTACCAGAAAAAAGGATAACTCTAGAGCGTCTAACAAATAATGAGTCATGGGAACTCTTCTGTAAGACAGCTTTCCCTAGAGCGAAAACATATGGGTGCCCCTCAGAACTGACACAACTTGCTGCTCAAATAATTAACAAGTGCAATGGGATACCTCTTGCAATTGTCTCTGTGGGCAGGCTCCTTTTTGTGCGTGACAAGAACAAAAAGGAATTCAGACGCATTCATAACCAGCTTGAATGGGAGCTAATCAATAACCCAAGCCTGCAGCATGTCAGGAATATCCTTTACTTAAGCTATATCTACCTTCCAACAAATCTGAAAAGTTGCTTCCTATATTGTAGCTTGTATCCAGAGGACTATCTTTTCAAAAGAAAGAAGCTCATGCGGTTATGGATAGCAGAAGGGTTCATTGAGAAGAGGGGTATACGTACAATGGAGGAAGTGGCAGAAGAGTATATCAATGAATTGGTTCAGTGGAACATGTTACAGCTTGTTGAAAGGAACTCGTTAGGCAAGATAAAATCATTCAGAATGCATGATATCATACGTGAGTTGGCAGTAAATTTGTGCCGGAGGGAGTGCTTTGGTGTCACATATAGTGATGAGGATAAATATGGGGGGTCTCTGGAGGAGAAGAATGGGCGTCGAATGGTAATACACAGACTAAACAATCATTCAAGCCAAGCAATTTCCAGCGCAAATCACCTTCGGACTTTGATTGCATTTGACAATAGAATGCCATCTTATAATCTGTTAACTCTAGCGACGAAGTGCAAATATATGTCAGTACTTGAGTTAAGTGGGCTACCTATTGAAAAGGTTCCAAGAGCTATTGGTGGTCTGTACAATCTCCAACATCTAGGCCTACGGAATTCCAAGGTGAAGTTGCTCCCAGATTGTATCGAGAGGCTCACCAACTTAGTGACGCTAGACCTTCAAGGATCAAAAATACAGGAGCTGCCTAGAGGGATCGTTAAGCTAAAGAAGCTCAGGCACTTGTTTGCTGAAAGAGTGAATGATAAATATTGGAGAAAATTCCGGTGTCGATCTGGTGTACCTACTCCTAGGGGATTAGAAGAGATGAGAGAGCTACACACACTGCAAGCAGTGGAAGTGCGGGGTGAAAGATCCGTGTGGTGTTTGGGAGCGTTGAGGCAAATAAGAAGTATCAGGATATGGGGTGTTAAGGGAAGCTATTGTGAATGCCTGTGCGAGTCCCTACGTAAGATGGAATTTCTATCCAACTTAAGCATCACGGCAAGTGATGAGAAGGAGATCCTCCACTTGAATGACCTGAACCCCTTGCCTCCAAACCTTGAAACACTAAGCTTGGGTGGACGATTGGCACAAGCAGACTTGCTGCTGGGTGCAGCAACAGCAGATGGTCAGAATCACCCACTATGTTCGGTGCTTCTATATTGGTCCCAACAAGAAGAGGACCCGCTTGAATCCTTGTCTCGGTGGTCTAATCTGACGAAATTAGTGTTGACAAGAGCATACGTTGGAGTGCAGCTGGTGTTCCTCCAAGGGTGGTTACCAAGCCTCAAGGAACTCAGTTTAAGAGACATGCCTCATCTTACTCAGCTAAATATACACCAAGGCACCATGACTAGCCTGCAACAACTAAGACTAGTCAACCTTCGTTGCATGACAGAGGTCCCTCTTGGCATCGAGTTCCTTGTCACCACTCTCAATTATCTGGCCTTTCGGGAGATCACCGCAGACTTCTTTAAGGTTTTGCGCTACTGCCCTAGAATCTGTGGTATCAAATGGTGGTACAGTCTACTAAGAGAGGACTCTGAGGAAGGAGAGGGACATCTCTCCGAGTCTGATGTGTATCTCTCTGAGTCTCTTTCTGAGTCTGATATGTGTCTTTCCGAGTCTTTCTCTGAGTCCGATATGTATTTCTCTGAGTCTGATATGCACCCCAAGGAGTTTGATGGAGAAGCAGAATATCTCTTTCAACGTATGAACAGATCGGAATACTACGACACATCGCAGCATCGCCATGGTATCAAGACTGTCCGGCACGacgacagcagcagcagatccGGGACGGACATGACGGGTAGAGAATGA